A genome region from Coprococcus phoceensis includes the following:
- a CDS encoding helix-turn-helix domain-containing protein: protein MGQSYSRLSFQERLIIEKLYKKNMTMADMNKIADMIGRNRTTIYREILHNTEDGKTYNAKDAQRRAKKNFKSKNISGQLARGASTRQKVYELWKQEPNLDRQEMAERLGCSQSTVFRCIREFKSNS, encoded by the coding sequence ATGGGACAAAGCTATAGTCGATTATCGTTTCAAGAGCGATTAATCATTGAAAAATTGTACAAAAAAAATATGACTATGGCGGACATGAACAAAATTGCAGACATGATTGGAAGGAATAGGACTACGATCTATCGTGAGATACTTCATAACACGGAGGATGGAAAAACCTACAATGCGAAGGATGCACAGCGGCGAGCAAAAAAGAATTTCAAAAGTAAAAATATTTCAGGGCAACTTGCAAGAGGTGCAAGCACTCGCCAAAAGGTTTATGAACTTTGGAAGCAAGAGCCAAATCTTGATAGGCAAGAGATGGCAGAAAGATTAGGCTGCAGTCAATCTACCGTGTTTAGATGTATAAGAGAATTTAAGTCTAATTCTTAA
- a CDS encoding SpaA isopeptide-forming pilin-related protein has translation MGGKTVKKLKQILAFVLICVLFSSTVQAQGIRENEENKYEKIIEMYLNGEDMAEEAVVYRKETAKRLGLEAYLDEKSYLTPEYRFENGIGQDGDITDPDLNILVEMATRKDMEKILEKSQFNQAKPYEEDDRTLVERGFTPGQTVGVTQRKRVSGAGNGYFEISGANSYGYCAQNKKSFWGNDQTKYGPVQEWNDPIVRKILYYSPGGPGYTGGNLGYDMDNATFAVGYQNDSCNNKGRARSYIASLSGKTDPIAWGYRAYIADITPDNYQDVAFLGYIPPAPKQGNVTLKKVSANPSLTNGNSCYSLAGAQFGVYSSSSLSGASRVGTLTTDANGNSNTLKLNAGTYYVKEIVAPKGYALNPETKSVYIPAGGTASVSFADLPQMDPVGILLGKVDAETNQNKPQGSATLQGAQFTVKYYAGLWEANKDPATLGKTPSRTWVFQTDKDGYTSYSKNYLVTGSELYLSSTGHPAIPIGTITIQETKAPEGYLLNPEVFVRQITPSGATENVNTYNKPTIPENIFKLDLKKEQEGTDIPIPGAKFEHTKPDGTKETLTTDENGALTFKALQHGHHAITELEVMDGYVVNENIIEFDVAEDNKVTLTSTTDPTLGNIKFEVTAQGNISLTVEDLLAPFSLKIHKLNNKDKLLAGAEFTLFSDQDCTQEVTKGITDDQGILNFNELKVGQKYYLQETKAPAGYRLPLDENGNLVTYEVYTESTPVKDEFIFYVNGEAFTSDSEGMFTVTGTKADRVAEMTIINNIGMKLPNTGSNTTLLLMMAALILGIILLFRYTLERRRTMKKKTLKMFMALAMSTIVAMGGVTSSIGSLQVQAAETRTTVNTPNGVADFGRGDASITIQGNEGQTLAGKKFNVYQLFDAENAVGGESINYTFNEPYEDSLKTVVGEKLGKDAAKVTEYEVIDYIQSLNNNQVEGSQTEQNVEGSYSEFRYFVEELRDQIVKNQVAADVVLATETKEDNSIEISGLEYGYYIVDEVSEVGGTHSAASMCIVNTANPDADVNIKSDYPTVIKKIQEDDNKDEIGNDGWNDIGDYEIGQTVPYKFESNIPNINGYDTYYYAWHDIMDEALTFDPDSVTIQIQTEDKMYELAKEEFQVITNPGNGETFKVEVQDIKAIVDREFDQKNALDENVYGQKVVLRYNATLNDKAAEDTGRPGFENDVRLEFSNNPDGDGAGDTGYTPWDTVVCFTYKINVLKTNDHDLKLEGAKFRLYSDPELKHEVYVKKTENGYNVINRDSVGGTDHTGGEQPADAVEMVSNAEGTFIIYGLDSGTYYLKETKAPTGYRPLLDPIVLNLKATFTDDRNDYIKGDGATDKTLQDLETTAHIKEFLNGAYKETDVDLTTDVEEGSSNLTVINAVGKKLPITGSSVALIMLVAGTALVAGAFVYGKHSKKENE, from the coding sequence ATGGGAGGAAAGACAGTGAAAAAATTAAAACAAATCTTAGCGTTCGTGCTTATCTGCGTTTTGTTTTCTTCAACAGTTCAAGCACAAGGAATCAGAGAAAATGAAGAAAACAAATATGAGAAAATCATAGAAATGTATCTTAATGGCGAAGATATGGCAGAAGAAGCAGTGGTATATCGAAAAGAAACAGCGAAAAGGCTTGGACTGGAAGCTTATTTGGACGAAAAGTCATATCTGACACCAGAGTATCGATTTGAAAATGGGATTGGTCAAGACGGAGATATTACCGATCCGGATTTAAATATCTTGGTAGAAATGGCAACCCGAAAAGATATGGAAAAAATCTTGGAAAAGAGTCAGTTTAATCAAGCAAAGCCATATGAAGAAGATGATCGCACTTTGGTAGAGCGTGGATTTACGCCAGGACAAACCGTAGGTGTTACGCAACGAAAAAGAGTAAGCGGTGCAGGAAATGGATATTTTGAAATTTCTGGTGCTAACAGTTACGGATATTGTGCTCAGAATAAGAAATCATTTTGGGGCAATGATCAAACCAAATATGGGCCGGTTCAGGAATGGAATGATCCAATTGTGAGAAAAATTCTATATTACTCACCGGGAGGTCCTGGTTATACAGGTGGAAACTTAGGATATGACATGGATAATGCCACGTTTGCAGTTGGATATCAAAATGATAGCTGTAACAATAAAGGAAGAGCAAGAAGTTATATTGCCTCTCTAAGTGGTAAGACCGATCCGATTGCTTGGGGCTATCGTGCTTATATTGCAGATATTACTCCTGACAATTATCAGGATGTAGCATTTTTAGGATATATACCACCAGCACCGAAACAAGGAAACGTAACTTTAAAAAAAGTATCTGCGAACCCAAGCTTAACGAATGGGAATAGCTGTTACTCGTTAGCAGGAGCTCAGTTTGGTGTGTATAGTAGCTCATCACTTTCAGGAGCATCAAGAGTAGGGACACTTACAACAGATGCGAATGGTAATTCCAATACACTAAAACTTAATGCAGGAACTTATTATGTGAAAGAAATAGTAGCTCCGAAAGGCTATGCATTGAATCCGGAGACAAAATCGGTGTATATTCCGGCAGGTGGAACAGCATCCGTTTCTTTTGCAGATTTACCGCAGATGGATCCGGTTGGTATTTTACTTGGAAAAGTGGATGCAGAAACCAATCAAAATAAACCACAGGGAAGTGCAACGCTACAGGGAGCACAATTTACTGTGAAATACTATGCAGGATTATGGGAAGCAAATAAAGACCCAGCTACGTTAGGAAAGACTCCGTCTCGTACATGGGTATTTCAAACGGATAAAGATGGATATACTTCTTATTCAAAAAATTATTTAGTAACAGGAAGTGAATTATATTTATCTTCTACAGGTCATCCGGCAATACCAATAGGGACGATTACCATTCAAGAAACAAAAGCACCGGAAGGTTATTTATTGAATCCGGAAGTGTTTGTAAGGCAGATTACACCGTCAGGAGCAACAGAAAATGTAAACACTTATAATAAACCGACCATTCCGGAAAACATTTTCAAACTCGATTTGAAAAAAGAACAGGAAGGAACTGACATTCCAATTCCGGGAGCGAAATTTGAACATACGAAACCGGATGGTACAAAGGAAACATTAACTACAGATGAAAATGGAGCGTTGACTTTTAAAGCCCTGCAGCATGGACACCATGCGATTACGGAGCTTGAAGTCATGGATGGATATGTAGTGAATGAGAACATTATTGAGTTTGATGTGGCAGAGGATAACAAAGTTACATTGACTTCTACAACTGATCCAACACTTGGAAATATCAAATTTGAAGTGACAGCTCAGGGAAATATTTCTTTAACAGTTGAAGATTTACTTGCTCCATTCAGTTTGAAAATTCACAAGCTGAACAATAAGGACAAGCTTCTCGCAGGAGCTGAGTTCACATTATTCTCGGATCAGGATTGTACACAAGAAGTTACAAAAGGAATTACTGACGATCAAGGAATTTTGAATTTTAATGAGCTAAAAGTTGGACAAAAGTATTATCTGCAGGAGACAAAAGCACCGGCAGGATACAGATTACCTTTGGATGAAAATGGAAATCTAGTGACATATGAAGTCTATACAGAAAGCACTCCGGTAAAAGATGAATTTATCTTTTATGTAAATGGAGAAGCGTTCACAAGTGATTCGGAAGGCATGTTTACCGTTACCGGTACAAAAGCAGACCGAGTAGCAGAAATGACTATCATAAATAATATTGGTATGAAACTTCCGAACACTGGATCCAATACCACATTGCTTTTGATGATGGCAGCGCTTATTCTTGGGATTATTTTGTTGTTTAGATACACATTAGAGAGGAGAAGGACAATGAAGAAAAAAACTTTAAAAATGTTTATGGCACTTGCAATGTCGACAATCGTTGCAATGGGAGGAGTAACAAGTTCCATCGGTTCACTGCAGGTACAAGCTGCAGAAACACGTACGACTGTGAATACACCGAATGGAGTAGCAGATTTCGGACGTGGAGATGCGAGTATTACAATCCAAGGAAATGAAGGACAGACTTTAGCAGGAAAGAAATTCAACGTGTATCAGTTGTTTGATGCTGAAAACGCAGTAGGTGGAGAATCTATCAATTATACATTCAACGAGCCATATGAGGATTCGCTAAAAACAGTTGTCGGAGAAAAACTTGGAAAAGACGCTGCGAAAGTGACAGAGTATGAAGTGATCGATTACATTCAGTCTTTGAATAACAATCAAGTGGAAGGCTCGCAGACAGAACAGAATGTAGAAGGTTCTTACAGTGAGTTCCGCTACTTTGTAGAAGAGCTCAGAGATCAGATTGTGAAAAATCAGGTTGCTGCAGATGTAGTGCTTGCAACGGAAACCAAAGAAGACAATTCCATTGAAATCAGTGGCTTGGAATATGGCTACTACATCGTAGATGAAGTAAGCGAGGTAGGAGGAACTCATTCCGCAGCATCAATGTGTATCGTAAATACAGCGAATCCGGATGCAGACGTAAACATCAAATCAGATTATCCGACAGTCATTAAGAAAATTCAGGAAGATGATAACAAAGATGAAATCGGAAATGACGGATGGAACGACATTGGAGATTATGAAATCGGACAGACAGTACCTTATAAATTTGAATCCAATATTCCAAACATCAACGGATACGATACATATTATTATGCATGGCATGACATCATGGATGAAGCCTTAACATTTGATCCGGATTCTGTGACAATTCAGATTCAGACAGAAGATAAAATGTATGAGCTTGCAAAAGAAGAATTTCAAGTGATTACAAATCCGGGAAATGGAGAAACGTTCAAAGTAGAAGTTCAGGATATTAAAGCAATCGTGGATCGTGAGTTCGACCAAAAGAACGCTTTGGACGAAAATGTATATGGACAAAAAGTAGTTTTACGGTACAATGCAACTTTAAATGATAAGGCTGCAGAGGACACAGGACGTCCGGGATTTGAAAATGATGTTCGGTTGGAATTTTCTAACAATCCGGATGGAGATGGAGCTGGGGATACCGGATACACACCATGGGATACGGTTGTCTGCTTCACATATAAGATTAATGTTTTAAAAACAAATGATCACGATCTGAAATTGGAAGGAGCAAAATTCCGTTTGTATTCCGATCCGGAACTCAAACATGAAGTATATGTAAAGAAAACAGAAAACGGATACAACGTAATCAATCGTGACAGCGTAGGAGGAACAGATCATACAGGTGGAGAGCAGCCGGCAGACGCAGTGGAAATGGTGTCTAACGCAGAGGGAACGTTCATCATCTATGGATTAGACAGCGGTACATATTATTTGAAAGAAACAAAAGCACCGACAGGCTACCGTCCATTGCTTGATCCAATCGTGTTAAATCTGAAAGCAACTTTCACAGATGACAGAAATGATTATATAAAAGGGGACGGAGCAACGGATAAAACGCTGCAGGACCTAGAAACAACAGCACATATTAAAGAGTTCTTGAATGGAGCATATAAAGAAACGGATGTAGACCTTACAACCGATGTGGAAGAGGGTTCTTCCAACTTGACTGTTATTAATGCAGTAGGAAAGAAACTTCCAATTACAGGATCATCTGTGGCATTGATTATGCTTGTGGCAGGAACAGCACTTGTGGCAGGAGCATTTGTATATGGAAAACACAGCAAAAAGGAAAACGAATAA
- a CDS encoding class C sortase produces MENTAKRKTNKSKKKRIRTILFIAGLLLCAYPLIASVMDQNYQQSVIKTYQGEMNQTSDAKVQEAKKEAIRYNEMLWQANGIIVGNMEQGILGEESYQEQLNLSGTGMMGTISIPKINVNLPIYHGVEEEVLVNGVGHLPESSLPVGGENTHCLLTGHRGLPNAKLFTRLDEMETGDLFFVTVCGEKLAYQVSEIDIIHPEDVEGLGIQAEKDLVSLITCTPYGLNTKRLVVTGERIPYTEKQEQEIVPGSMSFRELVFTALPFLYLAIGIGSVVAKKKWGKDSEKQKN; encoded by the coding sequence ATGGAAAACACAGCAAAAAGGAAAACGAATAAGTCTAAGAAAAAAAGAATAAGAACCATTTTATTTATCGCAGGATTACTTCTTTGTGCATACCCGTTAATTGCAAGCGTGATGGATCAAAACTATCAACAGAGTGTGATAAAGACCTATCAAGGCGAAATGAACCAAACGAGTGATGCAAAAGTGCAGGAAGCAAAAAAAGAAGCAATACGATACAATGAAATGCTATGGCAAGCCAATGGAATTATCGTTGGTAATATGGAACAAGGAATTTTAGGAGAAGAAAGCTATCAGGAACAGCTTAACTTATCCGGTACCGGAATGATGGGAACTATTTCTATTCCGAAAATCAATGTGAATCTTCCAATCTATCACGGGGTAGAAGAGGAAGTTTTAGTAAATGGAGTAGGACATCTACCGGAAAGCAGCCTTCCGGTAGGGGGAGAAAACACACATTGTCTCCTAACCGGACACAGAGGACTTCCAAACGCCAAGCTTTTCACAAGGCTAGATGAAATGGAAACAGGAGACTTATTTTTCGTAACAGTCTGTGGCGAAAAGTTAGCGTATCAGGTATCGGAAATTGATATCATTCATCCGGAGGATGTAGAAGGATTGGGGATACAGGCAGAAAAAGATTTGGTATCTCTAATCACATGTACGCCATATGGACTAAATACCAAACGACTGGTAGTCACAGGCGAACGGATTCCTTATACAGAGAAACAAGAACAAGAAATTGTACCGGGAAGCATGTCTTTCCGGGAGCTGGTCTTTACAGCACTTCCATTCTTATACTTAGCGATAGGAATCGGAAGTGTGGTAGCTAAAAAGAAATGGGGGAAAGACAGTGAAAAACAAAAAAATTAA
- a CDS encoding VirD4-like conjugal transfer protein, CD1115 family, whose translation MRKNKWKNELVNPLKDKGRTMKLEYFLSNNYVLTVMMIVLDLFVILGGTYLIHLLKQLPAILLGQDLEGIFSLVHMIPNLSEVTMQEVGIVLIGLVILDAVLVIRIKLSWSETHFNVGQKGVSRFTNEDEIKQQYKAIEPLETPYPGNPGILISRIGETFYIDDSVVNNLILGITRSGKGETLVKSSIESYSRAEFQPSLIINDPKLEHYKVFAPVLEKRGYGVYLLNASNPKYSMGFNLLSVAVKFYKQKDYDMAEQVVNSLTHSFFNVDGAKGDMVYFVSAAAALCSAMILASIIDAFRADEEENQKRYEIWSYLTEEVKKKHPFHYRNDNEKTINFYSILINFGKLVEKPVDKTGARTLLDVYFEERPVDDRARMKFLGVKVAPGKTKSGVFSEMLRELDIFTLRNVAMMTAESSLDMEELGFGERPIAVFLATPSYDSSLYKLPTIFIRQMYYVLGKMCDDGKGKCDRQVKVIIDEAGNMPEIELMKTMTTMGLGQNISFDLYLQNYEQLEDIYGKQIAETIKGNCGNHFYLQTNSEDTSKSFSNMIGSKSIVNVQRAGSKLSFHKYYTESIDERPLLNYNELMELQEGESVIFRRSKRRDLKGNKIKPRPIFNSVENGRYFWYAYEYFPKETYPHPNDVNFMDVCKESRVGIRLEERVWDIAKSFQMFRETDGNKVQRLSDFPAYEELEPLLHNVFGKDMEEKYGIGREMTIAEFADCLNRMELPEIQKTLFLETLQKAGKAG comes from the coding sequence ATGAGAAAAAATAAGTGGAAAAATGAATTGGTCAATCCCCTAAAAGATAAGGGGCGGACAATGAAATTGGAATACTTCTTGTCAAATAATTATGTACTTACTGTAATGATGATTGTGTTAGATCTATTTGTAATATTAGGTGGAACATATCTGATTCATTTATTGAAACAGTTGCCAGCTATTTTACTGGGACAGGATTTAGAAGGGATATTTTCCCTTGTACATATGATTCCGAATTTATCGGAAGTAACCATGCAGGAAGTAGGGATAGTGTTGATAGGCTTGGTAATATTGGATGCCGTTTTGGTTATCCGAATCAAGTTATCCTGGTCGGAAACACATTTTAATGTAGGACAAAAAGGTGTCTCTCGGTTTACAAACGAAGATGAGATTAAGCAGCAATATAAGGCAATTGAGCCGCTTGAAACTCCTTATCCGGGAAATCCGGGTATCTTAATTTCGAGAATCGGGGAGACATTTTATATAGATGATTCGGTTGTAAATAACCTGATTCTTGGAATCACACGTTCCGGAAAAGGGGAAACACTTGTAAAGTCCAGTATCGAGAGTTATTCAAGAGCTGAATTTCAACCAAGCTTGATTATAAATGACCCCAAGTTGGAACATTATAAAGTATTTGCTCCAGTATTGGAAAAACGAGGGTATGGAGTGTATCTGTTAAATGCATCGAATCCGAAATACTCTATGGGATTTAATTTACTTTCTGTTGCGGTAAAGTTCTATAAACAGAAAGATTATGATATGGCAGAACAGGTTGTAAATTCTTTGACACATTCCTTTTTTAATGTGGATGGAGCAAAAGGCGATATGGTGTATTTTGTCAGTGCAGCCGCCGCTTTATGCAGTGCGATGATACTTGCAAGTATCATAGATGCATTCCGTGCAGATGAAGAAGAAAATCAGAAACGGTATGAAATATGGTCTTATCTGACCGAAGAAGTAAAGAAAAAACATCCATTTCATTATCGAAATGATAATGAAAAGACTATTAATTTTTACAGCATTTTAATAAATTTTGGGAAGTTAGTGGAAAAGCCTGTTGATAAAACTGGAGCTCGTACACTTTTGGATGTTTATTTTGAAGAACGTCCAGTGGATGATCGGGCAAGAATGAAGTTTTTAGGCGTGAAAGTTGCTCCGGGAAAAACAAAATCAGGAGTTTTTTCAGAAATGTTAAGAGAATTAGATATCTTTACGCTTCGGAATGTCGCAATGATGACGGCAGAGAGCAGTTTAGATATGGAAGAACTTGGATTTGGGGAACGTCCGATTGCGGTATTTCTTGCAACACCATCCTATGATAGCTCGCTTTACAAATTGCCAACTATTTTTATAAGGCAGATGTATTATGTACTTGGAAAAATGTGCGATGACGGAAAGGGAAAATGCGACCGACAGGTAAAAGTTATTATAGATGAAGCTGGTAATATGCCGGAGATTGAGTTGATGAAAACGATGACAACTATGGGGTTGGGACAAAATATTTCATTTGATTTATATCTGCAGAATTACGAACAATTGGAAGATATTTACGGAAAACAGATAGCAGAGACAATCAAAGGGAATTGTGGAAATCACTTCTACTTACAGACAAACTCTGAGGATACGTCAAAAAGTTTTTCTAATATGATTGGTAGCAAATCAATTGTAAACGTGCAGAGAGCAGGAAGCAAGCTGTCGTTTCACAAATATTATACGGAATCGATTGATGAGCGACCATTATTAAATTATAACGAACTTATGGAACTTCAAGAAGGAGAGAGTGTTATCTTCCGGAGATCCAAAAGAAGAGATTTAAAAGGAAACAAGATTAAACCAAGACCGATTTTTAACTCTGTAGAGAATGGAAGATATTTTTGGTATGCATATGAATATTTTCCAAAAGAAACCTACCCACATCCAAACGATGTGAACTTTATGGATGTCTGCAAAGAAAGCCGGGTGGGGATCAGACTGGAAGAAAGGGTATGGGATATAGCAAAGAGTTTTCAGATGTTTCGAGAAACAGACGGAAACAAAGTTCAAAGATTGTCTGATTTCCCTGCTTATGAAGAATTAGAACCATTGCTCCATAATGTGTTTGGAAAAGATATGGAGGAAAAATATGGAATTGGAAGAGAAATGACAATTGCAGAATTTGCAGATTGTCTAAACCGGATGGAGCTTCCGGAGATACAGAAAACACTCTTTTTGGAAACGCTACAAAAAGCAGGAAAAGCAGGATAG
- a CDS encoding pLS20_p028 family conjugation system transmembrane protein, producing the protein MSEAQIIEFLKLNSDFFRTNDIILTAVRTVGWLLVKGFSLLLDCCITLYNYTFGLIDITRWSVLENYLSEYKPLIQAIMMASLVILGFMYMFGKNKKHNVLNSVLILAVVMSASTTIFTELNRFSIAFKDAALSGGSTVNGTELIRTNLYDLYYIDSQIGLENLNSKGKIPQGTSLSKTDVDYINIGEVLDPGTDGLSKNAESILKKRLMSIGNGEYGLIDAKDGVAWTDFGNTYYYRYTFHYGTYYLTAAAAILIYVCLAYKNTRVIYEIFVSRILVSLYAANLSSERKVVKILESIRDSYFALCFTVISLKSYFLFVEYLNSKTEINGLARGIIILFIAWCVIDGANIIEKLTGVDAGLSSMTGKLIAAYHMIRGAGQTVQQARQFHMMKEQRDAMKNMQATSQGSGTGGSAGDSFKNMEQSMEQNGTHNQNSNSNQQMEESLKGAEGMENRQGNSFDEMSQSVENEMQSEQMNNMNEEFRMQDDSSDEMLHQNMEQEEHETDQVSGMEEKGTTENLTSAGEVTSKEPFSDQEEKPEKNNVNDMHEADQKQANGFESQQTSRKQPFAYEEPKNMFEKWENKTDSRKSSNHADVNRASTSAMRERTPMQEQRKYAENSPKRKERGKSDFPETERRKKR; encoded by the coding sequence ATGTCAGAAGCACAGATTATAGAATTTTTAAAACTAAATTCTGATTTTTTCCGTACGAATGATATCATTCTTACCGCAGTGAGAACGGTTGGCTGGCTGTTGGTAAAGGGTTTTTCTCTGTTACTTGATTGTTGTATTACGCTGTACAATTATACGTTTGGTCTGATTGATATTACAAGATGGTCGGTGTTAGAAAACTACCTGAGTGAATACAAACCACTGATACAGGCAATTATGATGGCTTCTCTTGTCATTCTTGGGTTTATGTATATGTTTGGGAAGAACAAAAAGCATAATGTGCTTAACAGTGTTTTGATTTTGGCAGTAGTAATGTCGGCATCAACAACCATTTTTACAGAATTAAACCGATTTTCCATCGCTTTTAAAGATGCTGCATTATCCGGCGGAAGTACAGTCAATGGAACGGAATTAATCCGTACCAATTTGTATGATCTTTATTATATTGATTCTCAAATTGGTTTAGAAAACTTGAATAGTAAAGGGAAAATCCCACAAGGGACATCTTTGAGTAAAACAGATGTAGATTACATTAATATTGGCGAGGTGCTTGATCCGGGGACAGATGGCTTATCTAAAAATGCAGAAAGCATTTTAAAGAAACGGTTGATGTCTATAGGAAATGGAGAATATGGACTGATAGATGCAAAAGATGGAGTCGCATGGACAGACTTTGGAAATACCTACTATTACCGGTACACGTTTCACTATGGTACATATTATTTAACTGCGGCTGCAGCAATTTTGATTTATGTCTGCCTTGCGTATAAGAACACACGAGTCATTTATGAAATTTTTGTAAGTCGTATTCTAGTCAGTTTATATGCTGCGAACCTTTCTTCTGAAAGAAAAGTGGTAAAAATATTGGAGAGTATTCGTGACAGTTATTTTGCACTCTGCTTTACGGTAATTAGTTTGAAATCTTATTTTCTTTTTGTGGAATATCTCAATTCCAAGACAGAAATTAACGGATTGGCAAGGGGAATCATCATTTTGTTTATTGCTTGGTGTGTCATTGATGGAGCGAATATCATAGAAAAATTAACAGGTGTAGATGCTGGCTTAAGCAGCATGACAGGTAAATTGATTGCCGCATATCATATGATACGTGGCGCAGGACAAACTGTCCAACAGGCGAGACAGTTCCACATGATGAAAGAGCAAAGAGATGCGATGAAAAATATGCAGGCAACAAGCCAAGGCAGTGGAACTGGTGGAAGTGCAGGAGATAGCTTTAAAAACATGGAACAGTCAATGGAACAGAACGGTACTCATAACCAAAATTCCAACAGTAATCAGCAGATGGAAGAAAGTTTAAAGGGAGCTGAGGGGATGGAGAATCGGCAAGGAAATTCTTTTGATGAGATGTCACAAAGCGTTGAAAATGAGATGCAATCAGAACAAATGAACAATATGAATGAAGAGTTCCGGATGCAGGATGATAGTAGTGATGAAATGTTACATCAGAATATGGAGCAAGAAGAACATGAGACAGATCAGGTTTCCGGAATGGAAGAGAAAGGGACAACAGAGAATTTAACATCTGCAGGAGAAGTGACATCGAAAGAACCTTTTTCTGATCAGGAAGAAAAGCCGGAGAAGAATAATGTGAATGATATGCATGAGGCGGATCAGAAGCAGGCAAATGGATTTGAATCACAACAGACGAGCAGGAAGCAGCCATTCGCTTATGAAGAGCCGAAAAATATGTTTGAGAAATGGGAAAATAAAACGGACAGTAGGAAGAGTTCAAATCATGCAGATGTAAATAGAGCAAGTACGTCTGCAATGAGAGAGAGAACACCAATGCAGGAACAGAGGAAATATGCAGAAAACTCCCCAAAAAGAAAAGAAAGAGGAAAGTCTGATTTTCCGGAAACAGAAAGGAGAAAGAAACGATAA
- a CDS encoding DUF5592 family protein, whose product MRYLVTKEIKSETQVIWKLYLQDFVFLSVWIFLCLNLQENVHKSLEIPYLIFSGIVGICLMIPALGNPKRRTYQALALYLLKPKKVIGFRKKEKKHEEETGTRDYRYQGRYSNTKI is encoded by the coding sequence ATGAGGTATTTGGTTACAAAAGAGATTAAATCGGAAACACAAGTGATTTGGAAATTATATCTTCAGGATTTTGTATTTTTATCAGTTTGGATCTTTCTTTGCTTAAACTTGCAAGAAAATGTACATAAGTCTTTAGAGATTCCATATTTGATTTTTTCCGGAATAGTCGGAATCTGTTTGATGATTCCAGCACTTGGAAATCCGAAACGCCGGACATATCAGGCGCTTGCATTATACCTATTAAAACCTAAAAAAGTAATTGGTTTTCGGAAGAAGGAGAAAAAACATGAAGAAGAAACAGGAACAAGAGATTACAGATATCAGGGAAGATATTCCAATACGAAGATATGA